The Ensifer canadensis genomic sequence AAAGGAAGAGAGCCCGAACATGATAGCGAACTCCCAAACATCTGACCCTATCCTCGAGGCCCGCGGCCTCAGAAAAAACTACGGAGCTCTTGAGGTCCTCAAGGGGCTGGACCTCAGTCTTGCACGCGGGGAAGTCGTGGCATTGATCGGCCCTTCCGGGTCGGGCAAGTCAACCTTCATCCGGTGCCTCAACATGATGGAGACGCCGACTGCCGGCGAGATCCGCTTCCGCCAGCAACAAGTCGGCGACCGTTTCAACGACCGGGGCACAAAGATCGGCATCGGCAAGCTGCGCCGGCATGTCGGCATGGTTTTCCAGCACTTCAACTTGTTTCCCCACAAGACCGTCCTGCAGAATGTGACCGAGGGGCCGATTATCGTGTGCAAACGCCCGCCGCGGGAGGCCCGAGAGCTGGCGATGGACCTT encodes the following:
- a CDS encoding amino acid ABC transporter ATP-binding protein; this translates as MIANSQTSDPILEARGLRKNYGALEVLKGLDLSLARGEVVALIGPSGSGKSTFIRCLNMMETPTAGEIRFRQQQVGDRFNDRGTKIGIGKLRRHVGMVFQHFNLFPHKTVLQNVTEGPIIVCKRPPREARELAMDLLGQVGLADKHAAYPNHLSGGQKQRVAIARALAMEPEVLLLDEVTSALDPELVGEVLAVIRNLADKGMTMAIVTHEMAFAADVSDRVLFLDQGVIAETGTSDEVILNPQNPRLQAFVSRFKG